A DNA window from Ornithobacterium rhinotracheale DSM 15997 contains the following coding sequences:
- a CDS encoding LysR family transcriptional regulator, whose protein sequence is MIHHKYIIFKEVALKKSFSAAAHALHLSQSAVSKNIKNLESTLGTPLFLRKGNKIKLTPKAEKLLKYVFEIEEIELKINDEFSNQKTKITELKFGASTTLANYIIPFVFQDLIKFKNIQKINFCSGNSSQIEAQVLAHKMDFALVENIGKNTQLQYIPFVEDEIVLVCRKTLKIKEEIRLEQLQKLPFISREYGSGTQKVIETALTKKGIKNLNTVAIYDSTEGIKTILKNSDYFAFLSIHAVREEVLNQELKIIEIQDFSINRMFHFILRQGFNSQYLNTLMQKINQAYYKNA, encoded by the coding sequence TTGATTCACCACAAATATATAATTTTTAAGGAAGTAGCACTAAAAAAAAGTTTCAGTGCCGCTGCCCACGCTCTTCATTTATCCCAATCTGCGGTTTCCAAAAACATCAAAAATCTGGAATCCACACTCGGCACGCCTCTCTTTTTACGCAAGGGCAATAAAATTAAACTTACTCCCAAGGCAGAAAAACTATTAAAATATGTTTTTGAAATTGAAGAAATTGAACTAAAGATAAACGATGAATTTTCAAACCAAAAAACTAAAATTACAGAATTAAAATTCGGGGCGAGCACCACGCTTGCCAATTACATCATTCCCTTTGTGTTTCAAGACTTAATAAAGTTTAAAAATATACAAAAAATCAATTTTTGCTCTGGAAACAGTAGCCAAATCGAAGCACAAGTGCTAGCCCACAAAATGGATTTTGCTTTGGTAGAAAACATAGGCAAAAACACGCAGTTGCAATACATTCCGTTTGTGGAAGATGAAATCGTTTTGGTGTGCAGAAAAACACTGAAAATCAAAGAAGAAATTAGGCTCGAACAATTGCAGAAACTTCCTTTTATTTCTCGAGAATATGGCTCGGGCACACAAAAAGTAATCGAAACTGCATTGACTAAAAAAGGCATCAAAAACCTAAATACTGTTGCCATTTACGACTCTACCGAGGGAATCAAAACTATTTTAAAAAACAGCGATTATTTCGCATTTCTCTCCATTCATGCGGTGCGAGAAGAAGTTTTAAATCAGGAATTAAAAATCATTGAAATTCAAGATTTTTCGATCAACCGAATGTTTCATTTCATTCTACGACAAGGATTTAACTCCCAATACCTAAATACTTTAATGCAAAAAATCAATCAAGCGTATTATAAAAATGCATAG
- the nth gene encoding endonuclease III, whose protein sequence is MTKQEKVDFVVSTLEELYPNPPIALDHSDPYTLLVAVALSAQTTDKKVNEITPNLFAVADTPSKMAKLSPEHIKELITGIGLTNTKSKNLQLMAQQLMERHQGVVPDNFEDLEALAGVGHKTASVVMSQAFGVPAFPVDTHIHRLMYRWGLSNGKSVEQTEKDAKRLFPKELWNKLHLQIIYYGREYSPARGLRLEKDVITRTIGRKSFLNEIKK, encoded by the coding sequence ATGACAAAACAAGAGAAAGTTGACTTCGTTGTCAGTACTTTAGAAGAATTATATCCCAATCCACCGATTGCGCTAGACCATAGCGACCCGTACACGCTTTTGGTAGCGGTGGCACTTTCGGCACAAACAACTGATAAAAAGGTGAATGAAATAACGCCCAACCTTTTTGCGGTGGCAGATACGCCAAGCAAAATGGCTAAACTTTCGCCCGAACACATCAAGGAATTGATTACGGGCATTGGGCTTACAAATACTAAATCTAAGAATTTACAGCTTATGGCACAGCAACTCATGGAGCGTCATCAAGGTGTGGTGCCTGATAATTTTGAGGATTTGGAGGCTCTGGCGGGAGTAGGGCATAAGACCGCCTCGGTGGTGATGTCTCAGGCTTTTGGAGTTCCAGCATTTCCTGTGGACACGCATATTCACCGATTGATGTATCGTTGGGGCTTGAGCAATGGCAAAAGCGTGGAACAAACGGAAAAAGATGCTAAAAGGCTTTTTCCTAAAGAATTATGGAATAAGTTGCATTTGCAAATTATTTATTATGGTCGGGAGTATTCGCCTGCGCGTGGTTTGCGATTGGAGAAAGATGTGATTACTCGCACGATTGGTAGAAAAAGTTTTTTAAACGAAATCAAAAAATAA
- a CDS encoding YeiH family protein, whose protein sequence is MTQKVLFIVLAILSLSFLSSPLALLAGFIFALFFANPFEKFTQLGIKYILKIAIVGLGFSIHTTELEQAGLEGLGFTAISITLILIMGFYLGKRLKIDKKLSFLISSGTAICGGSAIAAVSSVIKPRSHQISIALGAVFMLNALALFIFPPIGHFLHMTQDQFGMWCAIAIHDTSSVVGAAMSYGNEALKVATTVKLARSLWIIPVSVLAGYIFKSDTGKGKVQIPWFIVFFVLAIFLNSYLDIPENLIHAITFSSKKLLIFCLFLIGSTLTIQRLKQAGHKPLILAVSIWIFISIFALAMIEYL, encoded by the coding sequence ATGACGCAGAAAGTTTTATTCATCGTTTTAGCCATATTAAGCCTTAGTTTTTTAAGCAGTCCGCTCGCACTTTTGGCAGGATTTATTTTTGCTTTGTTTTTTGCCAATCCGTTTGAGAAGTTTACGCAATTAGGCATCAAATACATTTTAAAAATCGCCATTGTGGGACTTGGTTTTTCGATTCACACTACCGAGCTCGAACAAGCGGGGCTAGAGGGATTGGGCTTTACCGCCATCAGCATTACTTTGATTTTAATCATGGGTTTTTATTTGGGCAAAAGATTAAAAATCGATAAAAAATTAAGTTTTTTGATTTCGTCGGGAACGGCGATTTGTGGCGGGAGTGCTATTGCTGCGGTTTCTTCGGTTATTAAGCCCAGATCGCACCAAATTTCGATTGCACTTGGTGCTGTTTTTATGCTGAACGCCCTAGCATTGTTTATTTTTCCGCCGATTGGGCACTTTCTGCACATGACGCAAGACCAATTCGGTATGTGGTGTGCCATTGCCATTCACGATACGAGCTCGGTGGTGGGTGCTGCGATGAGCTACGGAAACGAGGCTCTAAAAGTCGCTACCACCGTGAAATTGGCAAGAAGCCTTTGGATTATTCCCGTTTCGGTGTTGGCGGGCTATATTTTTAAATCAGACACGGGCAAAGGCAAGGTGCAAATCCCTTGGTTTATTGTGTTTTTTGTGCTGGCTATTTTCCTGAATTCCTATCTTGATATTCCAGAAAATTTAATCCATGCAATTACTTTTTCTTCTAAAAAATTATTGATTTTCTGTCTTTTTTTAATTGGCTCTACACTGACTATTCAACGATTGAAACAAGCGGGACACAAACCGCTAATTCTAGCGGTGAGCATCTGGATTTTCATTTCAATTTTTGCTTTAGCCATGATTGAATACCTTTAA